A DNA window from Anastrepha ludens isolate Willacy chromosome 6, idAnaLude1.1, whole genome shotgun sequence contains the following coding sequences:
- the LOC128868121 gene encoding uncharacterized protein LOC128868121: MFNTYVVKYGKVACTKTRILPQPPQKTFFDFGDESNDISIQCGSTDSENYLQETLLYLAEREETTSCLNKYQAIKNVFLKYNTPLPSSAPVERLFSFAGIVNQSRRQKLSDANFEMLVLRKANS; this comes from the exons atgttcaacacttatgtggtcaagtatggaaaagtagcctgtaccaaaactcgtattctacctcaaccacctcaaaaaacattttttgacttcggggatgaaagtaatg atatTAGCATACAATGTGGTTCCACTGACTCGGAAAATTATCTGCAAGAAACGCTATTATACCTGGCTGAACGAGAAGAAACAACAAGTTGCCTAAATAAATATCAGgctattaaaaacgtatttttaaaatataataccccattaccgtcatctgcacctgtagaacggttgttttcattcgctggaattgtaaatcagtctagaaggcaaaaactcagcgatgcaaattttgaaatgcttgtgttaagaaaggctaatagctaa
- the LOC128867168 gene encoding uncharacterized protein LOC128867168, with protein MNASEQNLFNQLRAIRRQDYITEARREEITQEVSRELSRHSGAPGSPVQPNNTPQDGSMDAENEQNVPLVIEPVNNNAESIDFESAYNSFQENYAKYRGMPVMSLPHLRKLNTSRKLGKLVDYYNAVVLPETLNEEISLEELIIVIYCVAKTISEIITNKYFENNQHNQKPKHSRSTDKSNKPKWLIRLDKSIEEHRRKIGKITALVGGNTSGRLKCQALKICKNFNNHPKFENNEEMPKRTLNTLKQKLRSLTTRREKYSMSMKRKQHNRMFESNQKLFLPQLKQTTNVQRQTRQASGDEFRSYWSSIWSKPQQYNTSASWIVEVKEKHSSIPILGFSAVTPEEVAKVARRLHNWKTPGCDNLHACITNIFYEHIEIHNLIAEEQKGCIRASQGCKEQLIINQVVLGQSEQKNRNL; from the coding sequence ATGAACGCGTCAGAGCAAAACTTGTTTAATCAATTAAGAGCAATACGCAGACAGGATTACATCACAGAAGCAAGAAGGGAAGAAATTACTCAGGAAGTGTCGAGAGAGCTCAGTAGACACTCTGGAGCCCCAGGAAGCCCAGTGCAACCAAACAACACACCACAGGATGGTAGTATGGATGCAGAGAACGAACAGAATGTCCCTTTAGTTATTGAGCCCGTTAACAACAATGCAGAGTCAATAGATTTTGAAAGCGCATATAATagttttcaagaaaattatGCGAAATATAGGGGAATGCCTGTTATGAGTCTGCCGCACTTGCGGAAACTAAACACCTCTAGAAAACTCGGTAAATTAGTTGACTACTACAACGCTGTTGTATTACCGGAAACACTGAACGAAGAGATTAGTCTCGAAGAACTAATAATAGTCATATACTGCGTTGCTAAGACTATATCTGAAATAATCACtaacaaatattttgagaaCAATCAACACAATCAGAAGCCAAAACACTCCAGATCAACTGACAAGAGTAATAAACCGAAGTGGTTGATAAGACTCGATAAGAGCATTGAAGAGCACCGccgaaaaataggaaaaataacaGCATTGGTGGGTGGAAACACCTCCGGACGATTGAAATGCCAAGccctcaaaatatgtaaaaactttaataatcACCCGAAGttcgaaaataatgaagaaatgccTAAGCGTACGCTCAATACGCTCAAGCAAAAATTAAGATCGCTAACCACCAGAAGAGAAAAATATAGCATGTCTATGAAACGCAAGCAACACAATCGTATGTTTGAAAGCAATCAAAAGCTATTTTTGCCACAATTAAAGCAAACCACGAACGTTCAAAGGCAGACGCGACAGGCATCAGGGGATGAATTTAGATCATACTGGTCGTCTATTTGGTCCAAACCTCAGCAATACAACACCTCGGCAAGCTGGATAGTAGAAGTGAAGGAAAAGCACTCTAGTATTCCAATACTTGGTTTCTCAGCCGTAACACCTGAAGAGGTTGCGAAAGTTGCTCGAAGGCTCCACAATTGGAAAACTCCAGGCTGCGACAACTTGCATGCGTGTATAACTAACATCTTTTATGAGCATATCGAAATACATAACCTGATTGCAGAAGAGCAGAAAGGATGTATACGCGCATCACAAGGTTGTAAAGAGCAACTGATTATAAATCAAGTTGTCCTTGGGCAATCTGAACAGAAGAACAGAAACCTCTAG